Proteins encoded within one genomic window of Pygocentrus nattereri isolate fPygNat1 chromosome 7, fPygNat1.pri, whole genome shotgun sequence:
- the LOC108429569 gene encoding uncharacterized protein LOC108429569 isoform X2 produces MGSTRHWKNHATPGDFCGALSCCKSRVLPHPKGVLLDSDLVTGQHSFPQSKPTFFPKILLVPLILSVIFILFYLKNSLTITKPFIVYPDRTGTHKEIVHQETAEKQPDSSLGITSATRSATPSAKPHLTACGVQVQSGPMIKVVNHKAYVISSYVEHRLSSKTIRTVAIVFRSEQVQYYCLLCCNGINISAAARLDIHSDHFEFDYGTADITCQVPTTCTTPAYVAITSKTHEWGRSVWNIQSFQPVGNQQPRTENFAYAFTVCISVMYDYMNVLGLVQAMEMFKLLGVQKVAIYKTSCYPDTQKVLDYYVRQGFVDIIPWTVSSYIKVARGWKKSDSPGELEFFGQIVALNDCVYRYMYESQYVALQDLDELILPLKEDNWTRLIPQLEKIYQHHAGFEFENNVFPISLSSNKKPENTPGFWKQFKGENILPHVYRIPNDPNVFNNFKVIVNPRLVFKATVHGVLDSASGTVRVDPKIARMYHIKRYPSKNVRANSVIRDTRLWDYVDKLIPAVSEVLRQALNIQ; encoded by the exons ATGGGTTCCACAAGACATTGGAAAAATCATGCAACTCCTGGAGATTTTTGTGGTGCACTTTCATGCTGCAAATCTCGGgttctaccacatcccaaaggtgttctattggattcagatctggtgactg GGCAGCACAGTTTTCCACAAAGCAAGCCAACCTTCTTTCCAAAGATTCTCCTGGTGCCTCtcatcttgtctgtcatcttCATCCTTTTCTACTTAAAAAACAGTTTAACTATTACTAAGCCTTTTATAGTTTATCCTGACAGGACAGGGACACATAAGGAAATTGTTCATCAAGAAACTGCTGAAAAGCAACCTGATTCTTCTCTTGGAATTACAAGTGCTACACGAAGTGCTACACCAAGTGCTAAACCACACTTAACGGCATGTGGTGTGCAAGTTCAGAGTGGTCCAATGATTAAAGTTGTAAACCACAAAGCCTATGTGATCAGTTCTTATGTGGAGCACCGTTTAAGCAGTAAAACGATACGAACAGTTGCTATAGTGTTTCGTAGTGAACAAGTGCAATACTACTGCTTATTATGTTGCAACGGAATTAACATTTCTGCAGCTGCCCGTCTCGACATTCACTCTGACCACTTTGAATTTGACTATGGCACGGCAGATATTACTTGTCAAGTCCCCACTACATGCACAACACCAGCATATGTGGCTATTACTTCCAAAACACATGAATGGGGCAGATCTGTATGGAATATACAATCCTTCCAACCTGTTGGGAATCAACAGCCCAGGACAGAAAACTTCGCTTATGcttttacagtatgtatatcTGTAATGTATGATTACATGAATGTGTTGGGGCTTGTGCAGGCCATGGAGATGTTCAAGCTGCTTGGTGTTCAGAAGGTAGCCATTTACAAGACCAGTTGTTACCCAGATACACAGAAGGTTCTGGACTACTATGTTAGGCAAGGCTTTGTGGACATCATCCCATGGACTGTGTCGTCCTACATCAAGGTGGCCAGAGGATGGAAGAAGTCTGATTCACCAGGGGAACTGGAATTCTTTGGGCAAATTGTGGCTCTCAATGACTGTGTGTATCGCTACATGTATGAGAGTCAATATGTAGCTCTACAAGATTTGGATGAGCTAATTCTTCCTTTGAAAGAAGATAACTGGACAAGACTCATTCCTCAGCTGGAGAAGATTTACCAACATCATGCAGGATTTGAGTTTGAGAATAACGTATTTCCCATTTCCCTTTCCAGTAATAAGAAACCTGAGAATACACCAGGTTTTTGGAAGCAGTTTAAAGGAGAAAACATCCTACCACATGTATACAGGATACCCAATGACCCAAATGTGTTCAACAATTTCAAAGTCATTGTGAATCCTCGGTTAGTGTTTAAAGCTACAGTACATGGCGTTTTAGATTCAGCAAGTGGTACTGTCAGGGTGGACCCCAAAATTGCCCGCATGTACCACATTAAAAGGTATCCAAGCAAAAACGTTAGAGCAAATTCCGTTATAAGGGATACACGTCTGTGGGACTATGTAGATAAGCTGATTCCTGCTGTATCTGAAGTACTTAGACAAGCACTGAATATTCAATGA
- the LOC108429569 gene encoding uncharacterized protein LOC108429569 isoform X1, producing the protein MLCFRGNCSLLAVVMIETRCPKSVMPLKVSSWIGVTLWKVMGSTRHWKNHATPGDFCGALSCCKSRVLPHPKGVLLDSDLVTGQHSFPQSKPTFFPKILLVPLILSVIFILFYLKNSLTITKPFIVYPDRTGTHKEIVHQETAEKQPDSSLGITSATRSATPSAKPHLTACGVQVQSGPMIKVVNHKAYVISSYVEHRLSSKTIRTVAIVFRSEQVQYYCLLCCNGINISAAARLDIHSDHFEFDYGTADITCQVPTTCTTPAYVAITSKTHEWGRSVWNIQSFQPVGNQQPRTENFAYAFTVCISVMYDYMNVLGLVQAMEMFKLLGVQKVAIYKTSCYPDTQKVLDYYVRQGFVDIIPWTVSSYIKVARGWKKSDSPGELEFFGQIVALNDCVYRYMYESQYVALQDLDELILPLKEDNWTRLIPQLEKIYQHHAGFEFENNVFPISLSSNKKPENTPGFWKQFKGENILPHVYRIPNDPNVFNNFKVIVNPRLVFKATVHGVLDSASGTVRVDPKIARMYHIKRYPSKNVRANSVIRDTRLWDYVDKLIPAVSEVLRQALNIQ; encoded by the exons atgctttgttttagAGGAAATTGCTCATTGCTCGCTGTGGTGATGATTGAAACCAGATGTCCGAAGAGTGTAATGCCTCTAAAGGTTTCCTCCTGGATAGGGGTCACCTTGTGGAAG GTCATGGGTTCCACAAGACATTGGAAAAATCATGCAACTCCTGGAGATTTTTGTGGTGCACTTTCATGCTGCAAATCTCGGgttctaccacatcccaaaggtgttctattggattcagatctggtgactg GGCAGCACAGTTTTCCACAAAGCAAGCCAACCTTCTTTCCAAAGATTCTCCTGGTGCCTCtcatcttgtctgtcatcttCATCCTTTTCTACTTAAAAAACAGTTTAACTATTACTAAGCCTTTTATAGTTTATCCTGACAGGACAGGGACACATAAGGAAATTGTTCATCAAGAAACTGCTGAAAAGCAACCTGATTCTTCTCTTGGAATTACAAGTGCTACACGAAGTGCTACACCAAGTGCTAAACCACACTTAACGGCATGTGGTGTGCAAGTTCAGAGTGGTCCAATGATTAAAGTTGTAAACCACAAAGCCTATGTGATCAGTTCTTATGTGGAGCACCGTTTAAGCAGTAAAACGATACGAACAGTTGCTATAGTGTTTCGTAGTGAACAAGTGCAATACTACTGCTTATTATGTTGCAACGGAATTAACATTTCTGCAGCTGCCCGTCTCGACATTCACTCTGACCACTTTGAATTTGACTATGGCACGGCAGATATTACTTGTCAAGTCCCCACTACATGCACAACACCAGCATATGTGGCTATTACTTCCAAAACACATGAATGGGGCAGATCTGTATGGAATATACAATCCTTCCAACCTGTTGGGAATCAACAGCCCAGGACAGAAAACTTCGCTTATGcttttacagtatgtatatcTGTAATGTATGATTACATGAATGTGTTGGGGCTTGTGCAGGCCATGGAGATGTTCAAGCTGCTTGGTGTTCAGAAGGTAGCCATTTACAAGACCAGTTGTTACCCAGATACACAGAAGGTTCTGGACTACTATGTTAGGCAAGGCTTTGTGGACATCATCCCATGGACTGTGTCGTCCTACATCAAGGTGGCCAGAGGATGGAAGAAGTCTGATTCACCAGGGGAACTGGAATTCTTTGGGCAAATTGTGGCTCTCAATGACTGTGTGTATCGCTACATGTATGAGAGTCAATATGTAGCTCTACAAGATTTGGATGAGCTAATTCTTCCTTTGAAAGAAGATAACTGGACAAGACTCATTCCTCAGCTGGAGAAGATTTACCAACATCATGCAGGATTTGAGTTTGAGAATAACGTATTTCCCATTTCCCTTTCCAGTAATAAGAAACCTGAGAATACACCAGGTTTTTGGAAGCAGTTTAAAGGAGAAAACATCCTACCACATGTATACAGGATACCCAATGACCCAAATGTGTTCAACAATTTCAAAGTCATTGTGAATCCTCGGTTAGTGTTTAAAGCTACAGTACATGGCGTTTTAGATTCAGCAAGTGGTACTGTCAGGGTGGACCCCAAAATTGCCCGCATGTACCACATTAAAAGGTATCCAAGCAAAAACGTTAGAGCAAATTCCGTTATAAGGGATACACGTCTGTGGGACTATGTAGATAAGCTGATTCCTGCTGTATCTGAAGTACTTAGACAAGCACTGAATATTCAATGA
- the LOC108429569 gene encoding uncharacterized protein LOC108429569 isoform X3 — translation MLKTERGQRIMAKRSGALQLQQGWMEESLQLSMSASGQHSFPQSKPTFFPKILLVPLILSVIFILFYLKNSLTITKPFIVYPDRTGTHKEIVHQETAEKQPDSSLGITSATRSATPSAKPHLTACGVQVQSGPMIKVVNHKAYVISSYVEHRLSSKTIRTVAIVFRSEQVQYYCLLCCNGINISAAARLDIHSDHFEFDYGTADITCQVPTTCTTPAYVAITSKTHEWGRSVWNIQSFQPVGNQQPRTENFAYAFTVCISVMYDYMNVLGLVQAMEMFKLLGVQKVAIYKTSCYPDTQKVLDYYVRQGFVDIIPWTVSSYIKVARGWKKSDSPGELEFFGQIVALNDCVYRYMYESQYVALQDLDELILPLKEDNWTRLIPQLEKIYQHHAGFEFENNVFPISLSSNKKPENTPGFWKQFKGENILPHVYRIPNDPNVFNNFKVIVNPRLVFKATVHGVLDSASGTVRVDPKIARMYHIKRYPSKNVRANSVIRDTRLWDYVDKLIPAVSEVLRQALNIQ, via the exons ATGTTAAAGACTGAGCGGGGTCAAAGGATCATGGCTAAAAGAAGTGGAGCCTTACAGCTACAGCAGGGCTGGATGGAGGAGAGCTTACAGCTCAGTATGTCAGCTTCAG GGCAGCACAGTTTTCCACAAAGCAAGCCAACCTTCTTTCCAAAGATTCTCCTGGTGCCTCtcatcttgtctgtcatcttCATCCTTTTCTACTTAAAAAACAGTTTAACTATTACTAAGCCTTTTATAGTTTATCCTGACAGGACAGGGACACATAAGGAAATTGTTCATCAAGAAACTGCTGAAAAGCAACCTGATTCTTCTCTTGGAATTACAAGTGCTACACGAAGTGCTACACCAAGTGCTAAACCACACTTAACGGCATGTGGTGTGCAAGTTCAGAGTGGTCCAATGATTAAAGTTGTAAACCACAAAGCCTATGTGATCAGTTCTTATGTGGAGCACCGTTTAAGCAGTAAAACGATACGAACAGTTGCTATAGTGTTTCGTAGTGAACAAGTGCAATACTACTGCTTATTATGTTGCAACGGAATTAACATTTCTGCAGCTGCCCGTCTCGACATTCACTCTGACCACTTTGAATTTGACTATGGCACGGCAGATATTACTTGTCAAGTCCCCACTACATGCACAACACCAGCATATGTGGCTATTACTTCCAAAACACATGAATGGGGCAGATCTGTATGGAATATACAATCCTTCCAACCTGTTGGGAATCAACAGCCCAGGACAGAAAACTTCGCTTATGcttttacagtatgtatatcTGTAATGTATGATTACATGAATGTGTTGGGGCTTGTGCAGGCCATGGAGATGTTCAAGCTGCTTGGTGTTCAGAAGGTAGCCATTTACAAGACCAGTTGTTACCCAGATACACAGAAGGTTCTGGACTACTATGTTAGGCAAGGCTTTGTGGACATCATCCCATGGACTGTGTCGTCCTACATCAAGGTGGCCAGAGGATGGAAGAAGTCTGATTCACCAGGGGAACTGGAATTCTTTGGGCAAATTGTGGCTCTCAATGACTGTGTGTATCGCTACATGTATGAGAGTCAATATGTAGCTCTACAAGATTTGGATGAGCTAATTCTTCCTTTGAAAGAAGATAACTGGACAAGACTCATTCCTCAGCTGGAGAAGATTTACCAACATCATGCAGGATTTGAGTTTGAGAATAACGTATTTCCCATTTCCCTTTCCAGTAATAAGAAACCTGAGAATACACCAGGTTTTTGGAAGCAGTTTAAAGGAGAAAACATCCTACCACATGTATACAGGATACCCAATGACCCAAATGTGTTCAACAATTTCAAAGTCATTGTGAATCCTCGGTTAGTGTTTAAAGCTACAGTACATGGCGTTTTAGATTCAGCAAGTGGTACTGTCAGGGTGGACCCCAAAATTGCCCGCATGTACCACATTAAAAGGTATCCAAGCAAAAACGTTAGAGCAAATTCCGTTATAAGGGATACACGTCTGTGGGACTATGTAGATAAGCTGATTCCTGCTGTATCTGAAGTACTTAGACAAGCACTGAATATTCAATGA